One region of Terriglobales bacterium genomic DNA includes:
- a CDS encoding LysM peptidoglycan-binding domain-containing protein, with protein MLKHIGPKRAALLSTIAAFLLLIGCETAEKKQVAVAPPAAAMAPDVVPSAPQQPPPKAPESVVQKTDPAEETLRQAEKEYQAGQDEYAAGHLEAARAAFDRAFNVLVSGPINVSSDQRLQAEFEKVVTGVNNLEMLALKQGDGFTEQKAEPAPIDEAAQVTFPVDPKLKAKAEAEVKQTHSDLPLVLNDEVAGYINYFSSARGHGTLERALTRAGRYREMILKTLREEGVPQDLIYLAQAESGFQPLALSRAGARGMWQFVASRASGYGLQRNWWIDERQDPEKSTRAAARHLKDLYNQFGDWYLAMAAYNSGPGTVQDAVQRTGYADFWELYRRSVLPKETKNYVPIIVAVTIMAKNPAQYGLDQIRPEAPVETDRLTINYPVDLRLVAECVDTSVAVLQELNPSLLRMTTPKDAPFDLKLPAGTREKYETSIAAIPADMRVWWRYHKVGEGESLASIARKYRTTVKAISEVNGLNGDEVARDAKLVIPVSPGREPQRTSYSRQVVRYKVRRGDTVSSVADEWGVPPEMVRKWNRIKGNDLRRGRILLIHRPTDDNGKMPGSSVHKGRKSKSSSSLRASSVPGRQVHTVRPGETLYSIANQYNTTVAALQRDNGKTSSRLHPGDVLVVNGR; from the coding sequence TTGTTGAAGCACATAGGTCCAAAACGGGCGGCCCTGCTGAGCACGATTGCAGCTTTTCTGCTGCTCATCGGCTGCGAGACAGCCGAAAAGAAGCAGGTTGCTGTAGCACCTCCTGCGGCCGCGATGGCGCCCGACGTCGTTCCTTCAGCGCCGCAACAGCCTCCACCGAAAGCTCCCGAATCGGTAGTCCAGAAAACCGATCCGGCCGAAGAGACACTTCGCCAAGCGGAGAAGGAGTACCAGGCAGGCCAGGACGAGTACGCAGCGGGACACCTGGAGGCGGCGCGCGCGGCGTTCGATCGCGCGTTCAACGTGCTCGTGTCGGGGCCGATCAACGTGAGTTCGGACCAGCGCCTGCAGGCTGAGTTCGAAAAGGTGGTGACCGGCGTCAACAACCTGGAGATGCTGGCGCTGAAGCAGGGTGACGGGTTCACCGAGCAGAAGGCGGAGCCGGCGCCGATTGACGAAGCGGCGCAGGTGACGTTCCCGGTTGATCCGAAGCTGAAGGCCAAAGCGGAAGCCGAAGTGAAACAGACGCACTCGGACCTCCCGCTGGTGCTCAACGACGAGGTCGCGGGATACATCAACTACTTCTCGTCTGCGCGAGGGCACGGAACGCTGGAGCGAGCGCTGACGCGGGCGGGCCGCTATCGTGAGATGATCCTGAAGACGCTGCGCGAGGAAGGCGTGCCGCAGGACCTGATCTACCTGGCGCAGGCGGAGTCGGGATTCCAGCCGTTGGCGTTGTCGCGCGCAGGAGCGCGCGGGATGTGGCAATTCGTGGCCAGCCGCGCCTCGGGTTATGGTTTGCAGCGTAACTGGTGGATCGACGAGCGGCAGGATCCGGAGAAGTCTACGCGCGCGGCAGCTCGCCATCTGAAAGACCTGTACAACCAGTTCGGCGATTGGTACCTGGCGATGGCAGCGTACAACTCGGGTCCTGGCACCGTGCAGGACGCGGTGCAGCGGACCGGATACGCCGATTTCTGGGAGCTATACCGGCGCAGCGTGTTGCCGAAGGAAACCAAGAACTATGTGCCGATCATCGTCGCAGTCACGATCATGGCGAAGAACCCGGCGCAGTATGGGCTGGACCAGATTCGGCCGGAAGCGCCGGTGGAAACGGACCGCCTGACGATCAATTATCCGGTGGATTTGCGGCTCGTTGCGGAGTGCGTGGATACGTCCGTGGCTGTACTCCAGGAGCTGAATCCCAGCCTACTGCGGATGACAACGCCGAAGGACGCTCCGTTCGACCTGAAGCTGCCGGCTGGAACTCGGGAAAAGTACGAGACGAGCATCGCCGCGATCCCGGCCGACATGCGCGTTTGGTGGCGGTATCACAAGGTCGGCGAGGGCGAGTCGCTGGCGAGCATCGCGCGGAAATATCGAACCACGGTGAAGGCGATCAGCGAGGTCAACGGGCTGAACGGAGACGAAGTGGCGAGAGATGCCAAGCTCGTGATCCCGGTTTCACCCGGGCGAGAGCCGCAGCGCACGAGCTACTCACGGCAGGTTGTCCGCTACAAGGTGCGCCGCGGCGATACCGTGTCCTCGGTCGCCGATGAGTGGGGCGTACCGCCGGAAATGGTACGCAAGTGGAACCGAATCAAGGGAAACGACCTGCGCCGAGGCCGTATCCTGCTGATTCATCGTCCGACTGACGACAACGGCAAGATGCCGGGGAGCTCTGTGCACAAGGGACGCAAGTCCAAATCTTCCAGTAGCTTACGCGCCTCGAGTGTTCCGGGCCGGCAGGTCCACACGGTGCGACCGGGAGAGACCCTGTACAGCATTGCCAACCAGTACAACACCACGGTTGCTGCTTTGCAGCGGGACAATGGCAAGACAAGTTCGCGGTTGCACCCTGGCGACGTGCTGGTTGTGAACGGCCGCTAG
- a CDS encoding S24 family peptidase: protein MKIKALQENLRRILWSRIDAGQLTGLKLARQAGFQQAHVSNFLNRKRNLSLESMDRILAVQHLSVLDLLDPGEVSKRATILPPSDDQFDNVLLVDAQVAARDPLISSENVKDILKFKKPFLKRLRPDPHGSRNGWRRFVILKADAREGMSMYPRLMPGATLLIDRHYNSLQPYRRGESNMYAVAVDDGCVVRYVELAGKNLVLRPHNQAYAVDVLPVESARDAADRIIGRVCHIGIET from the coding sequence GTGAAAATCAAGGCACTGCAAGAAAATCTTCGCCGCATCCTTTGGTCCCGCATTGATGCCGGTCAGCTCACCGGCCTGAAGCTTGCGCGTCAGGCCGGCTTCCAGCAAGCCCACGTCTCTAACTTCCTGAACCGCAAGCGGAACCTTAGCCTCGAGTCCATGGACCGCATTCTCGCCGTTCAGCACTTATCTGTCCTCGACCTGCTTGACCCGGGTGAAGTCAGCAAGCGCGCAACCATCCTCCCTCCGAGTGACGATCAGTTCGACAATGTGCTTCTGGTTGACGCTCAAGTTGCCGCTCGCGATCCCCTCATCAGCAGCGAAAACGTCAAAGACATCCTCAAATTCAAGAAGCCTTTTCTGAAGAGGCTACGGCCTGATCCGCATGGATCACGCAATGGATGGCGGCGCTTTGTGATTCTGAAAGCCGACGCCCGCGAGGGAATGAGCATGTACCCCCGGCTGATGCCGGGCGCTACTCTGCTCATCGACCGGCATTACAACTCATTGCAGCCGTATCGTCGCGGGGAGTCGAACATGTATGCAGTCGCTGTCGACGACGGTTGTGTTGTCCGTTACGTGGAGCTCGCCGGCAAGAACCTCGTGCTTCGCCCGCACAATCAGGCATACGCAGTGGACGTGCTTCCCGTCGAAAGCGCTCGCGATGCCGCCGACCGCATCATCGGGCGTGTGTGCCACATCGGCATCGAGACGTAA
- a CDS encoding CDP-alcohol phosphatidyltransferase family protein: MTWTSAVGRGSRVLLRGIVHGLALTRISPNLLTFIGLVINIGAAVLFGYAKPENQQRMFLYAGLVIIGAGIFDMVDGRVARATGQVTQFGAFFDSVVDRYSDLALFFGLLVYYARANRFFYIVMVAIVMTGSVMVSYTRARAESLIGQCKVGFMERPERIVLVIIGALFNHMAPVLWVIAVLSNITVIHRIMYTYQQTQLREGTREPVAASSRA; the protein is encoded by the coding sequence ATGACCTGGACGAGCGCAGTGGGGCGCGGTTCACGTGTGCTGTTGCGCGGCATTGTGCACGGGCTGGCGCTGACCCGCATCTCACCGAACCTGCTGACGTTCATCGGCCTGGTAATCAATATCGGCGCGGCGGTGCTGTTCGGTTATGCCAAGCCGGAAAACCAGCAGCGCATGTTTCTCTATGCCGGTCTGGTGATTATCGGGGCCGGAATCTTCGACATGGTGGACGGCCGGGTGGCGCGGGCGACCGGACAGGTGACGCAGTTCGGGGCGTTCTTCGATTCGGTGGTCGACCGGTACAGCGATCTGGCGCTCTTCTTTGGATTGCTCGTCTATTACGCGCGCGCGAACCGGTTCTTCTACATCGTGATGGTGGCGATTGTGATGACCGGCTCGGTGATGGTGAGCTACACGCGGGCGCGGGCGGAATCGCTGATTGGACAGTGCAAGGTCGGTTTCATGGAGCGGCCGGAGCGGATCGTGCTGGTGATCATCGGGGCGTTGTTCAATCACATGGCCCCGGTGCTGTGGGTGATCGCGGTGCTGTCGAATATCACCGTGATCCATCGCATCATGTATACGTACCAGCAGACGCAGCTCAGGGAAGGAACGCGCGAGCCGGTAGCGGCGTCGTCGCGCGCGTGA
- the greA gene encoding transcription elongation factor GreA, whose amino-acid sequence MPEHIRKKLEDEIQSLEYELNHELPKELKKAVALGDLSENAEYHMAKQRQEFVRARLGQLKKRMAELSLINMSNIPKDRAGLGSTVVVFDQTKEEEIEYQLVTSEESDVSRGKISTTSPIGRALMGKKIGDSATVVTPSGERELEVLRLKTIYDEAGGAQ is encoded by the coding sequence ATGCCAGAACATATCCGGAAAAAGTTGGAAGACGAGATCCAAAGCCTGGAGTACGAGCTGAACCACGAACTCCCCAAGGAATTGAAGAAGGCCGTGGCGCTAGGTGACCTGAGCGAGAACGCCGAATATCACATGGCGAAGCAACGGCAGGAGTTTGTCCGCGCCAGGCTGGGCCAGCTCAAAAAGCGCATGGCGGAGCTCTCGCTCATTAATATGAGCAACATTCCGAAGGACCGGGCCGGGCTGGGCTCGACAGTGGTTGTGTTCGACCAAACCAAGGAAGAGGAAATTGAATACCAACTGGTGACGAGCGAGGAGTCGGACGTCTCGCGCGGGAAGATTTCAACGACGTCTCCGATCGGCCGGGCCCTGATGGGAAAGAAGATCGGGGACAGCGCGACGGTGGTGACGCCGAGCGGCGAGCGCGAACTGGAAGTGCTGAGGCTGAAGACGATCTACGACGAGGCAGGCGGCGCCCAATGA
- a CDS encoding isoaspartyl peptidase/L-asparaginase yields the protein MTDCSQDNQSSPRSTVPVLVVHGGAWSIPDDMVEAHLRGVKAALAVGWRVLERGGSALDAAEEAVVSMEDDDTFDAGRGSFLNRDGRVQLDALMMDGATLRAGGVGCVERIRNPIRAARKVLSESQHVYFVADGAERFAQEHGIALIDNSELVLERERERLRTAQNGGAVEDIFATSHDTVGAVALDMNGNLAAATSTGGTLNKAPGRVGDSSLIGCGCYADNASAAVSLTGWGEPIMKLVLGKWAADRVGAGGAPEPVAWDAIRYLKSRAAGHGGIIVLDTQGRFGMAHNTPRMAVGYRSAEREAYHIELKPRGEH from the coding sequence ATGACCGACTGCTCTCAGGACAATCAGAGTTCCCCGCGGAGCACCGTGCCGGTGCTGGTGGTGCACGGCGGCGCGTGGTCCATTCCCGACGACATGGTGGAGGCGCACCTGCGCGGCGTGAAGGCGGCGCTGGCGGTTGGCTGGCGCGTCCTGGAACGCGGCGGCTCGGCGCTCGATGCAGCAGAAGAAGCCGTCGTGAGCATGGAAGACGACGACACGTTCGACGCCGGCCGCGGCAGCTTTCTGAACCGAGACGGACGAGTGCAGCTGGACGCGCTGATGATGGACGGGGCAACGCTGCGCGCCGGCGGCGTGGGGTGCGTGGAGCGAATCCGGAACCCGATTCGGGCGGCGCGCAAAGTGCTGTCGGAGAGCCAGCACGTTTACTTTGTCGCCGACGGCGCGGAGCGCTTCGCGCAGGAACACGGGATTGCGCTGATCGACAACAGCGAACTGGTGCTGGAGCGCGAACGCGAGCGTCTGCGAACCGCGCAGAACGGCGGCGCCGTCGAAGATATTTTTGCGACGTCGCACGACACGGTGGGCGCGGTGGCGCTGGACATGAACGGCAACCTGGCGGCGGCGACCTCGACGGGCGGAACGCTGAACAAGGCGCCGGGACGAGTGGGTGACTCGTCGCTGATCGGATGCGGATGCTATGCCGACAACGCGAGCGCAGCGGTATCGCTCACGGGCTGGGGCGAGCCGATCATGAAGCTGGTGCTCGGCAAGTGGGCCGCGGATCGCGTGGGAGCAGGCGGAGCGCCGGAGCCGGTTGCGTGGGACGCGATCAGGTATCTGAAGTCGCGCGCGGCGGGGCACGGCGGGATCATCGTGCTCGATACCCAGGGCCGTTTCGGCATGGCGCACAACACGCCGCGAATGGCGGTGGGGTATCGGAGCGCAGAGCGCGAGGCCTACCACATCGAGCTGAAGCCCCGAGGGGAACATTAG
- a CDS encoding aminotransferase class I/II-fold pyridoxal phosphate-dependent enzyme: protein MRAKESRRRQLGNSTLSVHAGEDRHGRKPLTTEIAQTSVFTLPGLDELRRISEGKSDAYMYTRYANPTTRAAELKIAALEGAEDCLVTASGMAATASAVFSQCSAGDEIVSMLDVYGGTLKLFDDTLKRFGVSVRCVAYKDLGNLERSITRHTRMLFLESPTNPTLRCVDLERLCAIGRRHKLCVVVDNTFATPILQKPLELGADLVMHSATKYLGGHSDVTAGALAGSKRLIDGARTSMKQVGGCLDPGASYLLLRGIKTLEIRVERACQNAAAVAEALLGHEKVERVMYPGFENCDGHEFAKRQMRDFGMMVSFEIRGGERAADRFINALELWYLATSLGGVESTVSYPALSSHIGLSKERLKLMDVTAATVRLSVGIENPDDLAADLLQALDRA, encoded by the coding sequence ATGCGAGCCAAAGAGTCGCGACGGAGGCAGTTGGGGAATTCGACGCTCAGCGTGCACGCCGGCGAAGACCGGCACGGAAGGAAACCGCTGACAACGGAGATCGCACAGACGTCGGTCTTCACCTTGCCTGGACTCGATGAACTGCGCCGCATCAGCGAAGGCAAGAGCGATGCGTACATGTATACGCGCTATGCGAATCCGACGACGCGGGCGGCCGAGCTGAAGATTGCCGCCCTGGAGGGAGCCGAGGATTGCCTGGTCACGGCCAGCGGAATGGCGGCAACGGCCAGCGCGGTGTTCAGCCAGTGCTCGGCGGGCGACGAGATCGTTTCGATGCTGGATGTCTATGGCGGAACACTGAAGCTGTTTGACGATACGCTGAAGCGCTTTGGCGTGAGTGTCCGGTGCGTGGCGTACAAAGATCTGGGCAACCTGGAGCGCTCCATTACGCGACACACGCGGATGCTTTTTTTGGAGTCGCCGACGAATCCGACGCTGCGATGCGTTGACCTGGAGCGGCTGTGCGCGATTGGACGGCGCCACAAGCTGTGCGTGGTGGTGGACAACACTTTCGCGACGCCGATTCTGCAGAAGCCGCTCGAACTCGGCGCTGACTTGGTGATGCATTCGGCGACGAAGTATCTGGGAGGCCATAGCGATGTCACTGCCGGGGCGCTTGCCGGGAGCAAGCGGCTCATCGACGGTGCCCGGACTTCTATGAAGCAGGTGGGAGGGTGCCTTGATCCGGGCGCATCGTATTTATTGCTGCGCGGGATCAAGACGCTCGAGATCCGGGTTGAGCGCGCCTGCCAGAACGCCGCAGCGGTCGCCGAAGCGCTGCTGGGGCACGAAAAGGTGGAGCGGGTGATGTATCCCGGCTTCGAGAACTGCGACGGGCACGAATTCGCGAAGCGGCAGATGCGCGATTTCGGAATGATGGTGTCGTTCGAGATCAGAGGCGGCGAGCGGGCGGCAGACCGGTTTATCAACGCGCTGGAGTTGTGGTACCTGGCGACCAGCCTGGGGGGAGTTGAGTCGACGGTGAGCTATCCGGCGCTGTCGTCTCACATCGGGCTGAGCAAGGAGCGGCTGAAGCTGATGGACGTGACTGCGGCAACAGTGCGGCTCTCGGTGGGCATCGAGAATCCAGACGATCTGGCTGCCGACCTGTTGCAGGCACTCGATCGGGCGTGA
- a CDS encoding CarD family transcriptional regulator, translating into MSSVNFQIGDKVVYPNHGVGIIEQISSRTVGATVERFYLLKIKSSNLKVMVPFQNITSVGLRRVIKNGECQKILDYLTDGKCENHADWKYRFKENSEKMRTGSLLEVAGVLKSLLMLNQSKPLSFREKKMLERARYLLVSELAMAKNLDEADIEHLLTKALAKSNLRFPEIIAEA; encoded by the coding sequence ATGAGTAGCGTTAACTTCCAGATTGGCGACAAGGTCGTATACCCGAATCATGGCGTCGGAATAATCGAGCAGATAAGCAGCCGGACCGTCGGAGCCACCGTCGAGCGGTTTTACCTCCTCAAGATTAAGTCCAGCAATCTCAAGGTGATGGTGCCTTTCCAGAACATCACCAGCGTCGGCCTTCGCCGGGTCATCAAGAACGGCGAGTGCCAGAAAATCCTCGACTACCTTACCGACGGCAAGTGCGAGAACCATGCCGACTGGAAGTACCGGTTCAAGGAAAACTCCGAAAAAATGAGGACCGGGTCGCTGCTGGAGGTTGCCGGCGTCCTCAAGAGCCTGCTGATGCTCAACCAGAGCAAGCCCTTGTCCTTCCGCGAGAAGAAGATGCTGGAGCGGGCCCGCTACCTGCTGGTCAGCGAGCTGGCCATGGCCAAGAATCTCGACGAGGCCGACATCGAACATCTGCTGACCAAGGCCCTGGCCAAGTCGAACCTGCGCTTCCCTGAGATCATTGCCGAAGCGTAA
- a CDS encoding TonB-dependent receptor, with protein MKKIVGTVLCLLLVVSFAVPIAAQEASTGALLSGTVADQSGGVISGATLKLKNNANGAEQSVKTNAAGAYRFLLVPAGTYTFTVEAPGFSRMVDSALTLNVGQVASFPITLQVAAASTEVTVSAGAELVEAQRTSVATTVDQTRIDNLPINGRNYINFTLTNSQVARDTAPSIGAAPTSGLNIGGQRARGNLVNVDGADATDNSVNGVRSTVSQEAVQEFQLITNGYAPEYGRASGGVVNIITRGGSNQLHGTMFGYLRNRHIQAVNPFSTVKEPAYTRVQTGATVSGPIKKDKTFVFFSFETTRRHETGFSSIGSNNFGLVPLTIPAIPGLFPGGTFQVTPAQASFFAANSALLTNPAAGPLLQGYLFLTGASSSVALNRVQPAAFGGRAAFPSTCQPTTPVCAPMPASFVGLNSVTGNFPVFEGTTVYSLRLDHRFSNSNQLMLRGMASPSTVDGIQVNAQGPTQNFGQNALSRTSVQTYRDTGITAQDTWTIGSNKLNEFRFQYARRGLLYNFAQAPGGANVAVNIPGFAFIGREPFSFVDRTEQRYQFTDNYSWTLGSHNTKFGVDVNHLPLEADFTVNFGGVYNFGELPAAALNPAFATPLGGRAFPSFSPVQAYGLGLPQVFIQGIGNPHDSFTNNTLGVYWQDSWHARPNLTINYGVRYDIEFTPEFPAINSLSQAAQNALGITQGIPRDNNNIAPRIGLAWDPWKDGKTVLRGSYGLFYDHPLLALAFNSDVADGAQAATFAFTGGSPGPCTGNGIAGINAATIFQGLLGCLPASFGYLPNEQRFNALLPNSVFVNQNFLTAGVPLSILPFGFPTAKNFQYAYSHQANLGVEHDFGHNTALSIAYNFNGGRHLNRPIDANPPIFNALVSNWRAAMADPAVPAQVKAGFATNPLLVGSNPLFPAGIGPQGPWVSAGVMNFFRRSGVNPALCGATTNGVTCPAIPTLAPLIAAVAQRYGITGMGVPVPFGGMTPNVASGSSVYHGLTANLKKRFSNHYEGLVSYTWSHTIDDSTDLQSPLSPQDNFNPGAERSNSLFDQRHRLVISGVYQSGKVGSGGFMSGLLSDWTIAPIVEAASGRPFAILTGADTNFDFGSNTDRPNVVAANAAVTSCGDLPVASKYSPTGFLQAGCFIDGTAPGNLRRNAGIRPNVVFTDLRMSRRINLGERMKLDGIVDMFNIINRFNVADVNPLYTQAGTPTAAFDPRQFQFALKLSW; from the coding sequence ATGAAGAAGATTGTTGGAACAGTTTTGTGCTTGCTGCTGGTCGTGTCGTTCGCCGTACCCATCGCGGCACAGGAAGCGTCTACCGGCGCGCTGCTGAGCGGCACGGTGGCTGACCAAAGCGGCGGCGTTATCAGTGGCGCCACGCTGAAGCTGAAGAACAACGCGAACGGCGCCGAGCAGAGCGTGAAGACCAACGCCGCAGGCGCGTATCGCTTTCTGCTCGTGCCCGCCGGCACGTACACGTTCACGGTGGAGGCGCCCGGCTTCAGCCGCATGGTGGATTCGGCCCTGACGCTGAACGTGGGCCAGGTAGCGTCGTTCCCGATCACGTTGCAGGTCGCGGCGGCTTCGACCGAAGTAACGGTTTCGGCTGGGGCGGAACTGGTGGAGGCGCAGCGCACGTCCGTGGCGACGACGGTGGACCAGACGCGCATTGACAATTTGCCAATCAACGGGCGCAACTACATCAACTTCACGCTGACGAATTCGCAGGTGGCTCGGGACACGGCGCCCAGCATCGGCGCGGCGCCGACCTCGGGGTTGAACATCGGCGGGCAGCGGGCACGCGGCAACCTGGTGAACGTGGACGGTGCCGACGCAACCGACAATTCGGTGAACGGTGTGCGCTCCACGGTTTCGCAGGAGGCGGTGCAGGAGTTTCAGCTCATCACGAACGGCTACGCGCCGGAATACGGACGTGCGTCGGGCGGCGTGGTGAACATCATCACGCGCGGCGGATCGAACCAGCTCCACGGCACGATGTTCGGATACCTGCGGAATCGCCACATCCAGGCGGTGAACCCGTTCAGCACCGTCAAAGAACCTGCCTACACGCGGGTTCAGACGGGCGCGACGGTGAGCGGGCCGATCAAGAAGGACAAGACGTTTGTGTTCTTTTCGTTTGAGACGACCCGGCGGCATGAGACGGGATTTTCAAGCATCGGGTCGAACAACTTCGGGCTGGTGCCGCTGACGATTCCGGCGATTCCGGGTTTGTTTCCCGGCGGAACATTCCAGGTGACGCCGGCACAGGCGTCGTTCTTCGCGGCGAACTCGGCATTGTTGACGAACCCTGCGGCCGGACCGCTGCTCCAGGGGTATCTGTTCCTGACGGGCGCGTCTTCGTCGGTGGCGCTGAATCGAGTCCAACCGGCGGCGTTCGGCGGGCGGGCAGCCTTTCCATCGACCTGCCAACCGACTACGCCCGTCTGTGCTCCAATGCCGGCGTCGTTCGTCGGTCTGAACTCGGTGACGGGAAACTTCCCCGTCTTTGAGGGGACGACGGTCTATTCGCTGCGACTTGATCATCGTTTCAGCAACAGCAATCAACTCATGTTGCGCGGCATGGCGAGCCCGAGCACGGTGGACGGCATTCAGGTAAACGCGCAGGGACCGACGCAGAACTTCGGGCAGAACGCGTTGTCGCGCACTTCGGTGCAGACGTACCGCGACACGGGAATCACGGCGCAGGACACGTGGACGATCGGGAGCAACAAGCTGAACGAATTCCGCTTCCAGTACGCGCGGCGCGGGTTGCTCTACAACTTTGCACAGGCGCCGGGCGGCGCGAACGTGGCGGTGAACATTCCCGGATTCGCGTTCATCGGGCGCGAACCGTTCAGCTTCGTGGACCGCACTGAGCAGCGATATCAGTTCACGGACAACTATTCGTGGACACTTGGCAGCCATAACACTAAGTTCGGAGTGGATGTGAACCATCTGCCGCTGGAGGCGGATTTCACCGTCAACTTCGGCGGCGTGTACAACTTCGGCGAACTGCCGGCGGCGGCGCTGAATCCGGCATTCGCCACACCGCTGGGCGGCCGCGCGTTTCCGAGCTTCAGCCCGGTGCAGGCGTACGGGCTGGGCTTACCGCAGGTGTTCATTCAGGGCATCGGAAACCCGCACGACTCATTCACGAACAACACACTCGGCGTTTACTGGCAGGATTCGTGGCATGCGCGCCCGAACCTGACGATCAACTACGGAGTGCGCTACGACATTGAGTTCACGCCGGAGTTTCCAGCGATCAACAGCCTGTCACAGGCGGCACAGAACGCGCTGGGAATCACGCAGGGAATTCCGCGCGACAATAACAATATTGCGCCACGGATTGGACTGGCGTGGGATCCCTGGAAAGACGGCAAGACGGTGCTGCGCGGGTCGTATGGATTGTTCTACGACCATCCGCTACTCGCGCTCGCGTTCAACTCTGACGTGGCCGACGGCGCGCAGGCGGCGACATTCGCGTTTACCGGTGGATCGCCGGGGCCGTGCACCGGAAATGGGATTGCCGGAATCAACGCGGCGACGATTTTCCAAGGCTTGCTCGGCTGTTTGCCGGCGAGCTTTGGTTACCTGCCGAACGAGCAGCGATTCAATGCGCTGCTGCCGAATTCCGTCTTCGTAAACCAGAACTTTCTGACGGCGGGCGTTCCGTTATCCATCCTGCCGTTCGGTTTTCCGACGGCGAAGAACTTCCAATACGCGTATTCACACCAGGCGAACCTGGGCGTGGAGCACGATTTTGGCCACAACACGGCACTCAGTATCGCGTACAACTTCAACGGCGGTCGGCACCTGAACCGGCCGATTGATGCGAATCCGCCCATTTTCAACGCGCTGGTTTCGAACTGGCGTGCAGCAATGGCGGATCCGGCGGTGCCAGCCCAAGTCAAAGCTGGATTTGCAACAAATCCGTTACTGGTGGGATCGAATCCATTGTTTCCCGCAGGCATAGGCCCACAGGGGCCCTGGGTGTCAGCAGGTGTAATGAACTTTTTCCGGCGCTCGGGAGTGAATCCGGCTCTTTGTGGAGCGACGACGAATGGCGTTACCTGTCCGGCCATTCCGACGCTGGCCCCGCTGATTGCGGCGGTGGCGCAGCGTTACGGCATCACCGGGATGGGCGTGCCGGTTCCGTTTGGCGGGATGACGCCGAACGTGGCGAGCGGCAGCTCGGTGTATCACGGGCTGACGGCCAATCTGAAGAAGCGCTTCAGCAACCACTATGAAGGCCTGGTTTCCTACACGTGGTCGCACACGATCGACGACTCGACCGACCTGCAATCGCCGCTCTCGCCGCAAGACAACTTCAACCCGGGCGCGGAGCGGTCGAACTCGCTCTTCGATCAGCGTCACCGGCTGGTGATCAGCGGCGTGTACCAAAGCGGTAAGGTAGGCAGCGGCGGATTCATGAGCGGACTGCTCAGCGACTGGACGATTGCACCGATCGTCGAAGCGGCATCCGGGCGGCCGTTCGCCATTCTCACGGGCGCCGACACCAACTTCGACTTCGGTTCCAACACTGACCGGCCGAATGTTGTGGCCGCGAATGCTGCAGTGACTTCGTGCGGCGACCTGCCGGTGGCGTCGAAGTATTCGCCGACGGGATTCCTGCAGGCTGGATGTTTCATTGACGGAACGGCCCCGGGAAACCTGCGACGCAACGCGGGCATCCGGCCGAATGTGGTGTTCACGGACCTGCGCATGTCGCGACGGATCAACCTGGGCGAGCGAATGAAACTGGACGGGATCGTCGACATGTTCAACATCATCAACCGCTTCAACGTAGCCGACGTGAACCCGCTGTACACGCAGGCGGGCACGCCGACGGCGGCGTTTGACCCGCGGCAGTTCCAGTTTGCGCTGAAGCTCTCGTGGTAA